The proteins below are encoded in one region of Halocatena salina:
- a CDS encoding DUF5802 family protein encodes MFEPFSRAYYLGRLYIEPHQGDRPVMHDEQHEAVNEQLYATGAGIERLDNPLVMKLGSRHLAVHGDAGVPGRTLAVPEPMLPERLDTPPTLREVLLAKADRATQLVEMGVAAGI; translated from the coding sequence ATGTTCGAACCGTTCTCACGGGCGTACTATCTCGGCCGGTTGTACATAGAGCCACACCAAGGCGACCGGCCGGTGATGCACGACGAGCAACACGAGGCAGTCAACGAGCAGCTGTACGCCACCGGTGCGGGAATCGAGCGCCTCGACAATCCACTAGTTATGAAGCTCGGGAGCCGTCACCTCGCGGTTCACGGGGACGCTGGGGTGCCGGGTCGGACGTTGGCCGTTCCCGAGCCGATGCTTCCCGAGCGGCTGGATACGCCACCGACGCTTCGGGAAGTCCTCTTGGCGAAAGCCGACCGCGCTACACAGCTCGTCGAGATGGGGGTCGCGGCTGGTATCTGA
- a CDS encoding DUF1405 domain-containing protein — MIPKRWAQYYLGNGPSLVWLLLANVVGVLVGVRYYVETMPAVSTFAWPLYADSPTAVLLAALSITTLLPNLGRRIDDAPMNRPLAYLHTLAFVWLVKYGLWTVLVLNLEFSSYYPDLWAYFGIIITHLLFVVEAFLIPQYGATTRGALVVALGALLCNDFVDYWLADVGVCLLGQPLGRCDLYPPLRADPGVIIPLLTVVLSVCSVTLAARSFERFEPGE; from the coding sequence ATGATCCCAAAGCGGTGGGCACAGTATTATCTGGGCAACGGACCGAGTCTCGTCTGGCTGTTGCTGGCGAACGTGGTGGGTGTGCTCGTCGGCGTTCGGTACTACGTCGAGACGATGCCCGCTGTCTCGACGTTTGCATGGCCGTTGTATGCGGATTCACCGACTGCCGTGTTGCTCGCAGCGTTGTCGATAACGACGTTGTTACCGAATCTCGGTCGTCGGATCGATGACGCACCGATGAACCGTCCGCTCGCGTATCTCCACACGCTTGCGTTCGTGTGGCTCGTGAAGTACGGTCTCTGGACGGTGCTCGTGCTTAATCTCGAGTTTTCCTCGTACTATCCCGATCTATGGGCGTACTTCGGCATTATCATCACCCATCTGTTGTTCGTCGTGGAGGCGTTCCTCATTCCTCAGTACGGAGCCACGACGCGAGGGGCACTCGTGGTTGCCCTTGGCGCGCTGTTATGCAATGATTTCGTCGATTATTGGCTCGCCGATGTCGGTGTGTGTCTGCTCGGTCAGCCGTTGGGTCGGTGTGATCTATACCCACCTTTGCGCGCTGACCCTGGTGTGATTATTCCTCTCCTAACCGTTGTGCTCTCAGTCTGTTCAGTCACGCTCGCAGCCCGATCGTTCGAACGGTTTGAACCCGGTGAATAG
- a CDS encoding DUF1611 domain-containing protein — MRLALLAHGRFPSGAKTAQGLLRYGDHDIVAVIDRETAGSRVSDHLTDVQDAPIVDTIEAVPEMDVLVVGIAPIGGTFDETWRSDIAGALARGSDVWSGLHQYLRDDEEFAQFAATHDCRIWDVRRPPEDLTVSDGVARDIDATVVLTVGTDCSVGKMTTTMELVEAARDRGLDAGMVPTGQTGVMLDGDGIVIDRVVSDFAAGALERMLLEREHHDYLFVEGQGSIVHPAYSGVTSSILHGTMADALVLCHEAGRDVVHGYESFSLPPVSEIADLYQSLSGALTPCSVVGGALNTAALNTADARKALETYGNAIDAPATDPIRFGIEEVVTAIEERP; from the coding sequence ATGCGACTCGCGTTACTGGCCCACGGTCGGTTTCCATCGGGGGCCAAAACCGCCCAAGGATTGTTACGGTACGGCGACCACGACATCGTCGCTGTCATCGATCGTGAGACAGCCGGTAGCCGGGTAAGCGACCATCTGACGGACGTACAGGACGCACCGATCGTCGACACCATCGAGGCAGTCCCGGAGATGGACGTCCTCGTCGTTGGGATCGCACCGATCGGTGGAACGTTCGACGAAACGTGGCGTTCGGACATCGCTGGTGCGCTCGCCCGCGGAAGTGACGTGTGGTCCGGCCTGCATCAGTATCTCAGAGACGACGAGGAGTTCGCACAGTTCGCAGCGACACACGACTGTCGGATCTGGGACGTTCGTCGCCCACCGGAGGATCTCACGGTGAGCGACGGCGTGGCTCGTGACATCGACGCGACGGTGGTGCTCACCGTCGGGACGGACTGTTCGGTCGGAAAGATGACCACGACGATGGAGTTGGTCGAGGCCGCCCGCGACCGGGGACTCGACGCGGGAATGGTTCCGACCGGCCAGACGGGCGTGATGCTCGACGGCGACGGCATCGTCATCGACCGCGTCGTGAGCGATTTCGCGGCAGGAGCACTGGAGCGAATGTTACTCGAGCGGGAGCATCACGACTATCTCTTCGTCGAGGGACAAGGCTCGATCGTTCATCCCGCGTATTCGGGGGTAACGAGCAGCATCCTCCACGGCACGATGGCAGATGCCCTTGTTCTCTGTCACGAGGCTGGTCGAGACGTCGTTCACGGATACGAATCGTTCTCTCTTCCTCCAGTATCAGAGATCGCCGATCTGTACCAATCGCTCTCGGGGGCACTCACCCCGTGTTCGGTCGTCGGTGGCGCGCTCAACACGGCAGCACTCAACACGGCGGACGCACGGAAAGCCCTCGAAACCTACGGAAACGCCATCGACGCACCTGCGACCGATCCCATCCGGTTCGGGATCGAAGAGGTCGTAACGGCCATCGAGGAACGACCATGA